A portion of the Phaeodactylum tricornutum CCAP 1055/1 chromosome 7, whole genome shotgun sequence genome contains these proteins:
- a CDS encoding predicted protein has translation MVSLSKRRTEKPKGYRPYALLGIGVVATVGVGSIIQISVPDDILSTLPEVKEYKPTTQALGRTASKHPGSTFYQYPKNTAAFVPSSTCQDGLPETDPTPFMSLDDVQQVVTKYEHEEYALERKRNFDSIGKLLYQFALEKNQMLLTVQIGGMDGKTSDPMYRMFVRRNNNKFLNHWLPVIVEPVPANFDALTETYSDVISTRKLKCRVLSNWAASYLGDSKCKFCQFDVSETAHPDCNKREKWARKQLGTLGCDYSRVFFGADFDKCIIQDEIPCGTIAELLRDKQLPDDAPIAMLQIDVEGYEHVIIPSLFDELPESALPPVIHFEHKVMRAKDELNGTKRAIEINKLLRLHGYILFDEGDNMLAIRVASRE, from the coding sequence ATGGTCTCGCTTTCAAAGAGACGTACCGAAAAACCAAAAGGCTATAGACCGTATGCTCTATTGGGAATTGGTGTGGTTGCTACGGTGGGAGTCGGAAGCATTATTCAAATATCTGTTCCCGACGATATTTTGAGCACTCTGCCGGAAGTAAAGGAGTACAAGCCAACAACGCAGGCACTAGGACGTACAGCTAGTAAACATCCAGGCTCTACGTTCTATCAATATCCAAAGAACACTGCGGCGTTTGTGCCATCGTCGACGTGCCAGGACGGACTACCGGAAACAGATCCGACACCGTTCATGTCCCTGGACGACGTTCAACAAGTGGTGACGAAATATGAGCACGAAGAGTACGCGCtcgaaaggaaaaggaatttTGACTCGATTGGAAAGCTTCTCTACCAATTCGCACTCGAAAAGAACCAAATGCTACTGACGGTTCAAATTGGAGGGATGGATGGCAAAACCAGCGACCCAATGTATCGAATGTTTGTGCGCAGAAACAACAATAAATTTTTGAACCACTGGCTGCCGGTAATTGTGGAGCCGGTCCCAGCTAACTTTGATGCCTTGACTGAGACTTACTCAGACGTAATCTCTACCCGAAAGCTGAAGTGCCGCGTCTTGTCGAACTGGGCGGCCTCGTATTTGGGTGACTCGAAATGCAAATTTTGTCAATTTGACGTATCGGAAACAGCGCACCCTGATTGCAACAAACGCGAGAAGTGGGCACGGAAGCAGTTGGGTACTTTAGGTTGTGACTATAGTCGCGTGTTCTTCGGAGcagattttgacaaatgcATCATACAAGACGAGATCCCTTGCGGTACAATTGCGGAATTGCTACGTGACAAGCAACTCCCAGATGATGCTCCCATTGCAATGTTACAGATAGACGTTGAAGGTTACGAACATGTCATAATACCGTCACTCTTCGACGAATTGCCTGAGTCCGCCCTACCGCCTGTCATTCATTTTGAGCACAAAGTGATGCGCGCGAAAGACGAACTCAACGGGACAAAACGCGCCATAGAAATCAACAAGCTGCTGCGCCTACACGGATACATTTTGTTTGACGAAGGTGACAACATGTTGGCCATACGAGTCGCTTCCAGAGAGTAA
- a CDS encoding predicted protein, which translates to MSFMPPSSNSETFSLLPSAVRAKENHQMATNIVGNSDNSSNGDFVYAVLDKKLDSGNVESKFGNAVSVKIAIPTDNDADREESGRLIPFSAFLTECNRETMEQLAELRSRILNLEDHVDSIQTDLVKEQRRGNELQATTTDLKSQVDIQENEFMARLNNVQELINDSIENQLHSSESFRDRLASLMAVGGYNPILQTRSAKSVEERNGFDSKANLIRSVNSNVRSQLAEAEAILETIKKQIAFEIAGASTNQNADSDKIGCTVST; encoded by the coding sequence ATGTCGTTTATGCCTCCTTCCAGCAACTCGGAAACTTTCTCTTTGCTGCCCTCAGCAGTacgagcaaaagaaaatcatcAAATGGCGACCAACATCGTTGGCAATTCGGATAACAGCAGCAATGGTGACTTCGTATACGCTGTGTTGGACAAGAAGCTTGATAGTGGCAACGTCGAGTCCAAGTTTGGCAATGCTGTTTCAGTTAAAATTGCCATTCCTACTGACAACGATGCTGATCGTGAAGAGTCTGGCCGCTTGATTCcgttttctgcttttctCACAGAATGCAATCGTGAAACCATGGAGCAATTGGCAGAGCTTCGAAGCCGCATTCTCAATCTAGAAGATCATGTGGATAGTATTCAAACCGACTTGGTAAAGGAACAACGCCGTGGAAATGAACTCCAAGCCACAACTACTGACCTAAAAAGCCAAGTTGATATCCAGGAAAACGAGTTTATGGCACGCCTCAATAATGTTCAAGAGCTCATAAACGATTCTATCGAAAATCAACTCCATTCCTCCGAAAGTTTTAGGGATCGGCTAGCTAGCTTGATGGCTGTAGGGGGGTACAACCCAATTCTTCAGACACGCTCCGCGAAGTCTGTTGAGGAGCGCAATGGTTTCGATTCCAAGGCCAATCTCATTCGATCCGTCAACTCTAACGTTCGAAGCCAACTTGCGGAAGCCGAAGCgattttggaaacaatcAAGAAGCAGATTGCTTTCGAGATCGCGGGGGCTTCCACAAATCAGAATGCGGATAGTGACAAGATTGGCTGTACCGTTTCTACTTAG
- a CDS encoding predicted protein, with the protein HERSAPKISRKMVRMGGIYIKLGQILSTVGSGFLNEAYVSALRVLQDGAPARPYADIVHIVESSTGRTMDEMFVDFEPTPIGAASIGQAHRATLRLPNGVDAGTISEPVIVKVQYPEVARSFQIDFDNLAVVTRWFEPEQVDLVESLRARHNQELDFHHEADNLRTVRRNLQRSGVEPTLVRIPMVRNETGICNNNVLVMEYLEGTSLASNPKRTTKVNLGRVLKTLVHVHGLQLMQDGVFNADPHPGNVLVLPDGRLGLLDYGMV; encoded by the exons CACGAACGTTCGGCACCGAAGATCTCCCGCAAAATGGTACGCATGGGTGGCATTTACATCAAACTGGGTCAAATTCTATCCACAGTTGGTTCCGGATTTTTAAACGAAGCCTACGTCTCGGCTCTACGCGTGCTTCAAGATGGAGCCCCCGCTCGACCCTATGCTGATATTGTACATATTGTGGAATCATCGACCGGTCGAACGATGGATGAAATGTTTGTAGACTTTGAACCGACCCCGATTGGGGCCGCGAGTATCGGTCAAGCACACCGCGCCACTTTGCGCCTACCCAATGGTGTCGACGCGGGGACAATATCTGAGCCCGTCATTGTCAAAGTACAGTATCCCGAAGTAGCCCGCTCGTTTCAAATCGATTTCGACAATCTAGCGGTTGTGACACGCTGGTTCGAACCCGAGCAAGTAGATTTGGTGGAATCATTACGCGCACGACATAATCAAGAGCTAGATTTTCATCACGAAGCTGATAATTTACGAACAGTCCGTCGGAACCTGCAACGCTCTGGCGTTGAGCCGACACTCGTCCGAATTCCGATGGTCCGTAACGAAACAGGCATCTGCAATAATAACGTTCTCGTCATGGAATACCTGGAAGGTACCAGTTTGGCTTCC AATCCCAAGCGCACTACGAAAGTCAATCTTGGCCGAGTTTTGAAAACGCTCGTTCATGTACACGGTCTTCAACTGATGCAGGATGGCGTGTTTAATGCTGACCCGCATCCCGGTAACGTACTTGTATTGCCAGATGGTCGACTAGGTCTATTGGATTATGGCATGGTC
- a CDS encoding nad-dependent epimerase/dehydratase (Precise function unknown. A member of a family of related epimerases and dehydratases, probably catalyzes either of two reactions: (1) the interconversion of UDP-D-glucose and UDP-D-galactose; or (2) the dehydration of dTDP-glucose in pathways leading to synthesis of nucleotide-6-deoxysugars by the reaction: dTDP-glucose = dTDP-4-dehydro-6-deoxy-D-glucose + H2O. Uses bound NAD+ as co-factor.), protein MTMKEFTLPAGEGKKVCVGGGAGFIGSHIARRLKAVGYYVVVVDWKKNEFMENSEFCDEFILGDLRKLEVACSACEGCAQVYNLAADMGGMGFIVSNESVLAFNNTAISMNMLEAARRNKVKDFFYSSSACVYNEAKQEDPANPGLIEADAWPARPQDMYGLEKLYAEEMALAYGRDFDMNVRIARFHNIYGPRGTWKGGREKAPAAFCRKAITSTEHFEMWGDGKQTRSFTYIDDCVEGVLRLMFSDCDVPINLGSTEMVDMIEFAQIALSFEAKKLPIKHIEGPMGVRGRNSNNKLIMEKLGWEPTMQIKDGLRLTYFWIKEQIDAEGGDGAAYSTSEIVQQVDDTLMQLGNEKSTAIDQSA, encoded by the coding sequence ATGACTATGAAAGAATTCACCCTTCCTGCTGGTGAAGGCAAGAAAGTGTGCGTCGGCGGCGGTGCCGGATTCATCGGCTCGCACATTGCCCGTCGTCTCAAGGCGGTTGGCTACTacgtcgttgtcgtcgactggaagaagaacgagtTCATGGAAAACAGCGAATTCTGCGACGAGTTCATCCTCGGCGATCTCCGCAAGCTCGAAGTTGCCTGTAGCGCCTGCGAAGGCTGCGCTCAAGTCTACAATCTCGCCGCGGACATGGGTGGTATGGGCTTTATCGTATCGAACGAGTCTGTGCTCGCCTTTAACAACACGGCCATTTCGATGAACATGCTCGAAGCCGCTCGTCGCAACAAGGTCAAGGATTTCTTCTACTCCAGTTCCGCATGCGTCTACAACGAAGCCAAGCAGGAAGACCCAGCCAATCCCGGACTCATCGAAGCGGATGCCTGGCCAGCACGCCCCCAAGACATGTACGGACTCGAAAAACTCTACGCGGAAGAAATGGCTCTTGCGTACGGTCGGGATTTCGACATGAACGTGCGCATCGCTCGCTTCCACAACATTTACGGTCCCCGTGGTACCTGGAAGGGTGGACGTGAAAAGGCCCCCGCCGCCTTTTGCCGCAAAGCCATTACCAGTACCGAACACTTTGAAATGTGGGGTGACGGCAAGCAGACGCGCTCGTTTACCTACATCGACGATTGTGTCGAAGGAGTCTTGCGTCTCATGTTCTCCGACTGCGATGTACCCATCAATCTCGGTAGTACCGAAATGGTCGACATGATTGAATTCGCCCAAATTGCTCTCTCCTTTGAAGCAAAGAAACTCCCAATCAAGCACATTGAAGGCCCCATGGGAGTGCGTGGGCGCAACTCCAACAATAAGCTTATCATGGAAAAGTTGGGCTGGGAACCCACCATGCAAATCAAGGACGGTCTCCGTTTGACCTACTTCTGGATCAAGGAACAGATTGATGCTGAAGGCGGTGACGGGGCTGCCTATTCCACGTCGGAGATTGTCCAGCAGGTTGATGACACTCTGATGCAGCTGGGCAACGAGAAGAGCACCGCCATTGATCAGTCGGCGTGA
- a CDS encoding predicted protein — translation MYNHSISSETIRRYFCRTVAPLIVISSFALFHTTQSAFVPTRSFRQDHAPSRRQSFLSGSVPILRSIAVDDDTAEESSLPRQQTPSDQKPSVNQLVTDRFHEDMLRVLESRSHFLADSLKQSMQRHTRPVILDHNSDPDGAERVLSMLRHLQNINAATEESFQIVMQAFVNRGRVRWQEHNKNVMCAADQVETLLEELLRSHPRSTLSMETFQLALQAYATCSTPRGDRDYANRADELLQRMESMFGQVSVEALVHVLHAYAWQQANLQEGDCASRATDLLNQIVKRTNDPVILMKCYNWVLEAWSKNGSPGSADQADAVFKKAQSLAQSLPVSKEKAAKMLDAESYSNAILAWSKAHDIGSAEKSHELLLEMIEKFETGAFPEESEPPLIAFNGVISAWGRVGKPDRAHDILRLMDKLQTKCETLVPDSLSYNTVLHAYLRLRNRKSSLEKSLALLKHMEEHSVKQPAIKPNAFTYNTLVKCWVQSGHMDSGEESEKLLLKMERLWANGDRSLPPNNRVFNMVINAHAKKVNDRSAARKAEKILLRMRASPSCQPDIITITSILECWSKSGDPDAPLRAETLLQEAFDEYYKTRERAMMPNLRTFTMAILCFAQNQGSTVKARALLTQLVDLYEETQDPELKPNEYPFNYVLNCAANSLENQTQAFQIATQTYQQMRQSPTVRPDSFTYNFWLKCCNNLLPPSELRAKCVSYAFDECKKDGLLTKEVLTRLFQGNPPALVDELLELTATPATAATHPSHVRPSYRTLSVQDLNPSWSRNASRR, via the coding sequence ATGTACAATCATTCCATCTCGTCCGAAACAATAAGGCGGTATTTCTGTCGGACTGTTGCTCCTTTAATTGTAATCTCGTCCTTCGCACTATTTCACACGACGCAGTCAGCCTTTGTACCAACACGATCATTCCGACAGGACCATGCGCCTTCCCGAAGGCAGTCGTTCCTCAGCGGTAGTGTTCCGATTCTCCGAAGCAttgccgtcgacgacgacaccgccGAGGAGAGTAGTCTACCAAGACAACAAACACCCAGCGATCAAAAGCCATCCGTTAATCAGCTTGTCACCGATCGGTTCCACGAGGATATGCTGAGAGTTTTGGAGTCTCGTAGCCACTTTCTCGCCGATTCGTTAAAGCAAAGTATGCAGCGACATACACGACCCGTCATACTGGACCACAATAGTGATCCAGACGGGGCCGAGCGAGTACTTTCCATGCTGCGGCATTTGCAAAATATCAATGCCGCTACGGAAGAGTCGTTTCAAATTGTCATGCAAGCGTTTGTGAACCGGGGGAGAGTTCGATGGCAAGAACACAACAAAAACGTGATGTGCGCAGCGGATCAGGTCGAAACACTGTTGGAAGAGCTGCTAAGGTCACACCCCAGATCCACCCTATCGATGGAGACTTTCCAATTGGCGCTACAAGCATACGCTACTTGCTCCACCCCGCGCGGCGACCGAGACTACGCAAATCGAGCCGATGAACTTCTCCAGCGGATGGAATCTATGTTTGGACAAGTTTCGGTGGAAGCGTTGGTGCACGTGTTGCACGCATACGCTTGGCAGCAGGCCAATCTACAGGAAGGCGATTGTGCGAGCCGTGCTACTGATCTGCTGAACCAGATAGTCAAGCGCACGAATGACCCCGTTATTCTGATGAAATGTTACAATTGGGTTTTGGAAGCATGGAGTAAGAATGGCTCACCCGGTAGTGCCGATCAGGCCGACGCTGTCTTCAAGAAAGCACAGAGCTTGGCGCAGTCGTTGCCTGtaagcaaagaaaaagcggCAAAGATGCTCGATGCAGAATCTTATTCCAATGCAATACTCGCCTGGTCAAAGGCCCATGACATTGGTTCTGCGGAAAAATCCCACGAGTTGCTGCTAGAAATGATTGAAAAGTTCGAGACAGGTGCTTTTCCAGAAGAATCCGAGCCTCCGCTTATCGCATTTAACGGTGTCATTTCGGCATGGGGGCGAGTTGGAAAACCGGATAGGGCGCACGACATCTTACGCCTGATGGACAAGCTCCAGACAAAGTGCGAGACTCTGGTGCCCGACTCCTTGTCGTACAATACTGTCTTGCACGCCTATCTTCGCTTAAGAAATCGCAAAAGctctttggaaaagtcgtTGGCCCTTTTGAAGCACATGGAAGAGCACAGTGTCAAGCAACCAGCCATCAAGCCAAACGCATTTACATATAATACCCTTGTCAAGTGTTGGGTACAAAGTGGGCATATGGACAGTGGTGAAGAATCGGAGAAGCTCTTGCTGAAAATGGAACGCCTGTGGGCCAACGGAGACCGATCGTTACCACCAAACAATCGAGTATTCAATATGGTTATTAACGCCCACGCCAAGAAGGTCAACGATAGGTCGGCAGCTCGTAAGGCCGAAAAAATTCTATTGCGGATGCGGGCTTCGCCGTCTTGTCAACCCGATATAATCACGATCACCTCCATTCTAGAGTGCTGGTCCAAGTCGGGTGATCCAGATGCTCCATTACGAGCTGAGACACTCTTGCAGGAAGCCTTCGACGAATATTATAAAACGCGTGAACGAGCAATGATGCCCAACTTGAGAACGTTTACCATGGCCATTTTGTGCTTTGCTCAAAATCAAGGTAGCACGGTGAAAGCCAGGGCACTCCTGACGCAGTTAGTTGATTTGTACGAGGAGACTCAAGATCCAGAGTTGAAGCCGAATGAGTATCCCTTCAATTACGTACTTAATTGTGCAGCCAATTCATTAGAAAATCAGACGCAAGCCTTTCAAATCGCAACGCAAACATATCAACAAATGCGACAGTCTCCAACGGTCCGCCCGGATAGTTTTACGTACAACTTTTGGCTCAAATGTTGTAACAATCTGCTCCCACCGAGCGAGCTACGTGCAAAGTGCGTTTCGTACGCTTTTGATGAATGCAAAAAAGACGGACTTTTGACTAAAGAAGTATTGACTCGTCTGTTTCAAGGCAATCCGCCGGCGTTAGTAGACGAATTGCTTGAATTAACGGCGACCCCCGCTACCGCAGCAACTCATCCTTCCCATGTTCGACCGTCATACCGGACACTGTCGGTGCAAGACTTGAATCCGTCCTGGAGTCGAAACGCGTCGCGGCGTTAG
- a CDS encoding predicted protein, which yields MKFATVQACLWWCGYIHCLLHTSSFGQATSWSPTLRRRTVNLFENYQQALVDIDLEPFQILYLTNDGSTESPNNMTEMELVQGTRAHVMQFFAADDEFETLSLYHTVRSDREALFWNGTKVAFRGTAVYRTIGNGTEDATALASRFRDAKFMQQQEYLCFMEKNASMYVERLRNSGWTSLRAIMVMSSRGNMVEYVDGKMVESVSGGSSGEDTLSPLSGGGEPMDESMSMTMYIVAITVPISVVVLMCAFCTLYRLRYHVNWRSTAAPKQAWQSDQRLGAHASKNSLQHSIEDGSETLSCREKDDGY from the exons ATGAAGTTTGCGACTGTACAGGCGTGTCTTTGGTGGTGTGGATACATCCACTGCCTTCTACACACCAGCTCCTTTGGGCAGGCGACTTCGTGGAGTCCGACACTGCGCCGTCGGACAGTTAATCTGTTTGAAAATTATCAACAAG CGTTGGTGGATATCGATCTGGAGCCCTTTCAGATACTCTATCTCACGAACGATGGTTCCACGGAATCCCCGAATAACATGACCGAGATGGAACTCGTCCAGGGCACACGAGCACACGTGATGCAATTTTTTGccgccgacgacgagttCGAAACCCTTTCACTGTACCATACCGTACGCTCCGATCGGGAGGCGCTGTTTTGGAATGGGACCAAGGTGGCGTTCCGGGGTACCGCCGTTTACCGGACTATCGGCAACGGCACGGAGGATGCTACCGCATTGGCCTCCAGATTTCGCGACGCGAAATTCATGCAGCAACAGGAGTACTTGTGCTTTATGGAAAAGAACGCTTCGATGTATGTTGAAAGACTACGAAATTCGGGCTGGACAAGTTTGCGAGCAATTATGGTTATGAGCAGTCGAGGGAATATGGTGGAGTACGTTGACGGGAAAATGGTGGAAAGCGTTTCGGGAGGCAGCAGCGGTGAAGACACGTTGTCGCCGTTGTCAGGAGGAGGCGAACCCATGGACGAGTCCATGTCAATGACGATGTATATTGTAGCCATTACCGTTCCAATATCCGTCGTGGTTCTGATGTGCGCGTTCTGTACCTTATACCGACTCCGCTATCACGTCAACTGGCGCAGCACGGCAGCCCCGAAACAAGCCTGGCAAAGCGATCAAAGACTTGGTGCGCATGCCAGCAAAAATTCGTTGCAGCACTCGATCGAGGACGGTAGCGAAACCCTAAGTTGTCGGGAGAAGGATGACGGGTACTGA
- a CDS encoding predicted protein yields the protein MSAFDLFQSQLESNSTEAEIDAMKRLAVVAITMGKDDAQATLIPYLTQIGTAQPLPSDELLLILGQELPAVAKFIGPACVVDFLPLLERLAAVEETVVRDQAVVALCELLGQAGTGLDAIPWTALAKRLGSADWFTAKVSACGVVASILQLNNSNSEELLALYKDLCQDETPMVRRAAAKHIGKVLGVAGYEQRDFCTATLPVLCRDEQDSVRLLAIGSLADAGSSFSVHPSWTATNWLPLVKDGSTDMSWRVRNNLAKNFANVANNLGFQNDPDQQTEQSVVMACFVALLMDSEAEVRAASVGHLSKMVSWGGATHFSSHLQSLLPALADDVVMEVRSKCALALMSAAHSGVLDDAVILQSFGPLLESFLQDEFQEVQLQVLTNLDKIAHLLPALSGVVTSLLQMSKASNWRVREAVARLLPHLAQTRGLDFFANVLLEPAWLTLLLDPVATVRNAIVRGMPLLVSATGEEWLTSKLIPEHVQIFNQNSSSYLIRMTIIQGHVEAAVALKDGPLWNELMVLLLRGLNDRVPNVRMVAAQGLAQVMREGDSSVIEAKLRPALEKRLQEDNDEDCRRCISLALEVE from the exons ATGTCTGCGTTTGATCTCTTCCAGTCACAACTCGAATCCAACTCGACCGAAGCCGAAATTGACGCCATGAAGCGTTTAGCCGTTGTTGCCATTACTATGGGAAAAGATGACGCCCAAGCTACGCTCATACCCTATCTAACACAGATAGGTACCGCGCAGCCGCTTCCTTCGGACGAACTCTTGCTTATTCTCGGACAGGAACTGCCCGCCGTCGCCAAGTTCATCGGCCCCGCTTGTGTTGTGGACTTTTTGCCCCTTCTCGAACGTCTCGCCGCGGTAGAGGAAACAGTCGTTCGCGATCAAGCCGTCGTGGCGCTGTGCGAACTCCTTGGACAGGCAGGGACCGGGCTGGACGCCATTCCCTGGACGGCACTCGCCAAACGTTTGGGCTCGGCTGACTGGTTCACCGCCAAAGTCTCCGCTTGCGGCGTCGTAGCTTCTATTCTCCAACTCAATAACAGTAATTCGGAAGAGTTACTCGCGCTTTACAAAGATCTCTGTCAGGACGAGACACCCATGGTGCGGCGGGCAGCAGCCAAGCATATTGGCAAAGTTCTCGGTGTCGCTGGGTACGAGCAACGTGATTTTTGCACCGCCACCTTGCCCGTACTCTGTCGGGACGAACAAGACTCGGTCCGACTCTTGGCGATCGGGTCCTTGGCCGATGCGGGATCCAGCTTTTCTGTGCATCCGTCGTGGACTGCCACAAATTGGTTGCCCTTGGTCAAGGACGGATCCACCGATATGAGTTG GCGTGTGCGAAACAATTTGGCCAAGAATTTCGCCAACGTTGCCAACAACCTTGGTTTTCAAAACGATCCTGACCAGCAGACCGAGCAAAGTGTCGTTATGGCTTGCTTCGTGGCTCTCTTAATGGACTCGGAAGCGGAAGTCCGAGCGGCCTCCGTCGGtcacctttccaaaatggTGTCTTGGGGCGGAGCGACTCACTTTTCGAGCCATCTCCAATCCTTGTTGCCGGCGTTAGCCGACGATGTGGTCATGGAAGTCCGCAGCAAGTGTGCTCTCGCACTCATGAGCGCCGCGCACAGCGGCGTCCTCGATGATGCGGTCATTCTCCAGAGCTTCGGTCCCTTGCTCGAAAGCTTTTTACAAGACGAATTCCAAGAAGTCCAGTTACAAGTATTGACCAATCTCGACAAGATTGCACATTTGCTGCCCGCACTGTCGGGCGTTGTGACCAGTTTGCTGCAAATGTCCAAGGCCAGCAATTGGCGCGTACGGGAAGCCGTCGCCCGGCTTTTGCCGCATTTGGCCCAAACTCGTGGGCTCGACTTTTTTGCCAATGTTCTTTTGGAGCCCGCTTGGTTGACTCTCCTACTGGACCCGGTCGCCACTGTCCGCAATGCCATTGTCCGCGGTATGCCATTGTTGGTAAGCGCAACCGGGGAAGAATGGTTGACGTCCAAATTGATACCGGAGCACGTACAAATTTTCAACCAAAATTCATCGTCCTACCTCATTCGTATGACAATTATACAAGGTCACGTGGAAGCAGCCGTGGCGCTGAAGGATGGCCCCCTGTGGAATGAATTAATGGTGCTGCTACTGCGCGGCCTCAATGATCGCGTTCCCAATGTACGCATGGTGGCAGCGCAAGGCCTGGCTCAAGTTATGCGTGAAGGCGATTCAAGTGTGATCGAAGCTAAGCTCCGCCCTGCGTTGGAGAAGCGGTTGCAAGAAGATAATGATGAGGATTGCCGGCGTTGTATTTCTCTAGCTCTGGAAGTGGAATAA